The proteins below are encoded in one region of Epinephelus lanceolatus isolate andai-2023 chromosome 7, ASM4190304v1, whole genome shotgun sequence:
- the LOC117260580 gene encoding matrix-remodeling-associated protein 5 → MALWWCANICRLAAAWFPLLFSSLLWQTISPIQAIPSCPRSCSCPGVKEVHCTFRHLTTIPKTFPKDTERLNLGYNSLTDVEGSEFRSLRQLEMLMLHGNDISTVHPGAFYSLRSLQILKLSYNKLTSVNPGLFEGLVGLIRLHLDHNLIDFIEPYSFSGLTSLKLLQLEGNLLKEIHPHTFITVSLLGSFWTSGLKHLHLSDNLLEQLPAAVLKSAPRLELLSLHGNPWTCDCQLHWLVEWSSTHEGVIKCKKERGSSETCPECSSPQPLNGTHLLGLTPDKLTCERPALRSTLKQWDNPVWAESEAEPDLPYTRDFEKPLGHLTVVLSDSHGNSAHVACDVRHPGDSSPMTWTVNPQSPGEFSVNVSLATVLECEIDRETLQNLWQLVAYYYESPAILERGQQRGNDSRITYQYVQAVNENSPYFTELKGYLVAEPSWLLQPRVTLRLNRQQTTTKKLVMDFTTVITKQLNSHRGPDDDNDLSMSWALIRRGTAGRVRTALQGSKVNLECSVVTSDPEVKVEWMLPDLSIVEDATDKIEISEKGDLVILNATLSDSGLYHCMVRTKVGVDLMPLRLTIKELSLSPTALNGQKIVVEKGHSFSLPCEVTSVQPSQTMWYLPKNQILLPTQQTRRTEVMENGTLVVRRLTQDDAGEYTCLASNLYGVDMLSHMVEVTGEKASDSSKVQTAKELPILPAGVEEGEGSGGDYQEIIRPFATQFPKKVGTMQRKPNEFSKRIRIKDSQRKPNKSVKELDPNRWAEILAKANAKPSVALPTEQSLSEPSTVTVQTSTPKPTTTTATTIPTTAYNLPPTTTPPDISTELTHFPINTNVKTEAYSTEKKEDNSKSLLEVLQSLPPRSTEPTPYHVGGIAEKAEAITDPPAVGTPQPVDQLENKYSGEGRRNNNLFPGQPNRRRPPYRRRKPPIRRVRPHGHPFYHSSNKPQTTVPPATTTTPTTTTTTTTTTTTTTTTTTTTTTTTTTTTAVPTTVENTENLSAEYQTEEDEGDYYDEYNYKDGGDAKTDLNSETHRTTHDLDSTLTTFPSAVEEDVAPPNPETIVTPKLDRTPHPTERTVEEKEYDTLNLKESERQRVEIRMQIKEKDRDNKDLAGESEITAMESEETHKIDSKGSEKDTETSKKEWLDSIQLTTQNRPRPNTRPSLEQNTPTQARTPSSKVITSHSTRGRTTAGVTQKEDKDVNKPKAEPEIHRFPIIEPVHPWLHQNRQGGGQTTTPRTIHTNQNRNTGRQGEVNPGRHSQAPRVSPTSRWPSHHHYHHYYPLYPSWPGQRSFPHPRQGPGSHPVPTHRPWPLPHPWAQSPVVTNRPEITAETVKPTPAESGTTGNSRVTPFNSHLSQHQHHQNHHVNGRTQTRDQLFLSRLRNRYRQAQLDRIAQLGKMVTPKPRVSYNPPSLITPKPKPPSPQRPYNPKPPTPTASNTYTLKPSNTAEHSSSSFSDFIPTPHPYPPTTPGVLYGGRWPVGAGRISSRRPTAAPPFPWVWGVGSGGQKPRITTVTTASVSVLAESDVFLPCKATGNPEPNIAWTKVSTGATIPANTKHGPRFEVFKNGTFVIKNIQLQDRGQYLCTAQNSFGSDRMVITLAVQTEAPKIQPPKSTEIAAYLGKSVILDCLASGKPPAQISWILPDRMFVRDVGTVHSPLAPISLLQNGTLQIHSLNFSSKGDYKCIASNAAGADTITYHLHVAALPPSISEGATDTVIIQPGRSVYVHCSVKGEPVPAVKWMLPAGVHVKPSQFLGRRLFVFPNGTLYVKNVSPADAGRYECLATNAVGITKRTVQLEVRADSPSISHQPPPPPVPIPPTQRHGVPSRQHSISAMYGSAVYLHCPESTGSTRGTIWQLPSKTIMEHRYSPERPIKVFRNGTLRILQLTELDGGNYLCVFQRPNGEDMELFQVEVLMTPPRIEHVRTAQARVTFGENFQVDCVATGLPDPEVTWSLPDGTLINNALQSDDSGLRNRRYVIFGNGTLLLQQMGKRDEGDYTCYAKNKLGKDERKVSVKVGPNAPKIGFKSQSLVTVKLGESAKLSCQATGEPTPKIMWISPRNDVISVSSDKFQIMGDGTLVVKKVILADEGKYACVARNSAGDDVKNMKLEAEIQEPFINGMKGRSTTKVLAVSYQTALLDCKVEGKPEPRVWWITPYGHSLPTPYLGGRFQVHRNGSLELRGVRKTDEGRYMCLAKNNLGEASLLVELDVASIAEKPSFAVPNIEIIPIKQDSGALILECPVRGKPNPEFAWILPNGMMLTPGVRLQRFTHHLGNGTLQISQPVASDKGVYRCIAKNVAGQAEKRYSLEAGRKPVIRGSTGGMQITYGLNLNLPCTVDGWPQASVTWTLPNGLVLDKPQTIGRVSFLLNGTLQLRQVATFDKGTYICKASNSFGSSTLSYPVAVMVFPPRITNTLTSITRVNRGSPVKLNCIATGIPKPDISWTLPGRTTLVPHNRFTAQGGIHMTEEGSLVIQNPMLMNSGIYKCNAKNALGTDFKSTYLQVV, encoded by the exons TTATAACAGCCTAACGGACGTGGAGGGGTCAGAATTCAGGTCACTACGGCAACTGGAAATGCTCATGTTGCATGGCAACGACATTAGCACAGTCCACCCTGGGGCATTTTACAGCCTGAGATCACTACAG attttgaaGTTGAGTTACAACAAGCTAACATCAGTGAACCCTGGTCTGTTTGAGGGCCTTGTTGGTTTGATCCGTCTCCATCTGGACCACAACCTCATTGATTTTATAGAGCCATACTCCTTCTCTGGCCTAACCTCCTTAAAACTCCTACAGCTGGAGGGGAACCTTCTAAAAGAGATCCACCCTCATACCTTCATAACAGTGTCACTACTAGGAAGCTTTTGGACTTCAGGACTCAA ACACTTACACCTGTCAGACAATCTGTTGGAGCAGCTCCCTGCCGCAGTACTGAAGAGTGCTCCCAGGCTTGAACTCCTCTCTCTACATGGTAATCCCTGGACCTGTGATTGTCAACTCCACTGGTTGGTAGAATGGAGCTCCACACATGAAG GTGTAATAAAGTGCAAGAAGGAACGTGGCTCTAGTGAGACTTGCCCTGAGTGCTCCTCTCCTCAACCCCTGAATGGGACACATTTACTAGGGCTGACTCCGGACAAGCTTACTTGCGAACGACCAGCTCTTCGTTCCACCCTCAAGCAGTGGGACAATCCTGTGTGGGCTGAATCTGAAGCGGAGCCTGACCTCCCGTACACCCGTGACTTTGAGAAGCCACTAGGCCATCTGACTGTCGTTCTCTCCGACAGCCATGGAAACAGTGCTCATGTGGCATGTGACGTGCGACACCCTGGAGACAGTTCACCCATGACTTGGACAGTAAATCCACAATCACCTGGGGAGTTTTCTGTCAATGTGTCACTGGCGACTGTCCTTGAGTGTGAGATTGATCGGGAGACGTTGCAAAATCTATGGCAATTGGTCGCATATTACTATGAAAGCCCTGCTATCCTGGAGAGAGGTCAACAGAGAGGAAATGATAGCAGAATAACTTATCAATATGTCCAAGCTGTAAATGAAAATTCCCCATATTTCACAGAATTAAAAGGGTATTTGGTAGCAGAACCCTCATGGCTGCTTCAACCCAGAGTAACTTTAAGGCTCAACAGGCAGCAGACAACAACCAAGAAACTGGTAATGGATTTCACTACTGTAATTACCAAGCAACTCAACAGCCATAGGGGGCCAGATGATGACAATGACCTCTCCATGTCCTGGGCTTTAATCCGCAGAGGGACAGCAGGGCGGGTTCGGACTGCTCTCCAGGGTTCAAAAGTTAATTTAGAGTGCAGTGTTGTCACTTCAGATCCGGAGGTGAAAGTGGAGTGGATGCTACCAGATTTGTCCATTGTGGAAGATGCAACTGATAAAATAGAAATTTCTGAAAAAGGAGATCTTGTGATTTTAAATGCCACACTGTCTGACTCAGGCCTTTACCACTGTATGGTCAGAACCAAAGTTGGCGTGGACTTGATGCCTCTAAGGCTCACCATCAAAGAACTCTCACTCAGCCCAACCGCTCTCAATGGTCAGAAAATTGTAGTTGAAAAGGGacactctttttctctcccatgTGAGGTGACCTCAGTCCAGCCCAGTCAGACTATGTGGTACCTACCCAAAAACCAAATTCTTCTTCCCACACAACAGACAAGACGGACAGAAGTGATGGAAAATGGGACTTTAGTGGTTAGGAGATTGACACAAGATGATGCAGGGGAATACACCTGCTTAGCCTCAAATCTGTATGGAGTTGACATGTTGTCACACATGGTGGAAGTGACAGGAGAAAAGGCCTCTGATAGCTCCAAAGTACAGACTGCAAAAGAGTTGCCGATTTTGCCAGCTGGtgtggaggaaggagagggtTCAGGGGGAGATTACCAGGAAATTATACGGCCTTTTGCTACGCAGTTTCCTAAGAAGGTAGGGACAATGCAAAGGAAACCTAATGAGTTTTCAAAAAGAATAAGAATCAAAGATTCACAGAGAAAACCAAATAAATCTGTTAAAGAATTAGATCCAAATCGCTGGGCAGAGATCTTGGCAAAAGCTAATGCTAAACCAAGTGTTGCTCTGCCCACAGAGCAGTCACTATCAGAGCCCAGCACTGTAACTGTCCAAACAAGTACGCCCAAGCCTACTACTACAACTGCAACAACAATTCCTACTACTGCTTACAACCTACCCCCTACTACTACCCCTCCTGATATTAGTACAGAGCTAACACATTTCCCCATTAACACAAATGTTAAGACTGAGGCCTATTCTACAGAGAAGAAAGAGGATAACTCTAAAAGTCTGCTAGAGGTTTTACAATCTCTGCCTCCCAGAAGTACAGAACCAACCCCATACCATGTTGGTGGGATTGCAGAAAAAGCTGAAGCTATCACAGACCCTCCTGCTGTTGGAACTCCTCAGCCAGTGGATCAGTTAGAAAATAAGTACTCTGGAGAGGGGAGAAGGAACAACAACCTCTTTCCTGGTCAGCCAAACAGGAGAAGGCCACCTTATAGACGTAGAAAACCCCCAATAAGGAGAGTCCGTCCGCACGGACACCCCTTCTACCATTCATCAAACAAGCCCCAAACAACTGTCCCCCCAGCAACCACCACCACACCAACAACAACGACGACCACAACTacaaccactactactactaccactaccaccaccaccaccactactactactactacgactACAGCTGTTCCAACCACAGTGGAAAACACTGAAAACTTATCTGCTGAGTATCAGACAGAGGAAGATGAAGGCGATTACTATGATGAATATAATTACAAGGATGGCGGAGATGCCAAGACAGACTTAAACAGTGAAACCCACCGTACCACTCATGATCTTGACAGTACCCTAACCACATTTCCATCAGCTGTAGAAGAAGATGTAGCTCCACCTAATCCAGAGACAATTGTCACTCCAAAGCTTGATAGAACCCCTCATCCAACTGAAAGGACCGTTGAAGAAAAGGAGTATGATACTTTAAATCTTAAGGAATCTGAGAGACAGAGGGTGGAGATCAGAATGCAAATTAAAGAAAAGGACAGAGATAATAAAGATCTTGCAGGAGAGAGTGAGATTACAGCAATGGAAAGTGAAGAAACACATAAAATAGATTCAAAGGGCAGTGagaaagacacagaaacatccaaAAAGGAGTGGCTGGATAGCATCCAGTTAACAACACAAAATAGACCAAGACCTAACACTCGACCCTCACTGGAACAAAATACACCTACCCAAGCAAGAACTCCATCTTCCAAGGTCATTACCTCACATTCAACAAGAGGCAGAACAACAGCAGGAGTCACACAGAAAGAGGATAAAGATGTAAACAAGCCAAAAGCAGAGCCTGAGATCCACAGATTCCCAATAATAGAGCCGGTTCACCCCTGGCTCCATCAGAACAGACAGGGAGGAGGGCAAACCACAACTCCCAGGACGATAcatacaaaccaaaacagaaatacAGGAAGACAAGGAGAAGTGAATCCAGGTAGACATTCCCAGGCTCCTAGAGTCTCCCCAACCTCCCGCTGGCCTTCacaccatcattatcaccattaCTACCCACTCTACCCTTCCTGgccaggtcaaaggtcatttcCTCATCCAAGGCAAG GTCCTGGGTCACACCCTGTGCCCACACACAGACCCTGGCCTCTCCCCCACCCATGGGCTCAAAGCCCGGTTGTCACCAACCGACCAGAGATCACAGCTGAAACAGTGAAGCCCACACCTGCAGAGTCTGGAACAACAGGAAACTCCAGAGTTACACCCTTTAACTCCCATCTGTCacaacatcagcatcatcaAAATCATCATGTGAATGGCAGGACCCAAACCAGAGACCAACTGTTTCTATCAAGGCTGAGGAACAGATACAGACAG GCACAGCTTGATCGCATCGCTCAGCTGGGGAAGATGGTTACACCCAAACCTCGTGTTAGCTACAATCCCCCATCCCTCATCACACCTAAACCCAAACCTCCATCTCCACAAAGACCCTACAACCCCAAACCACCAACACCTACTGCTTCTAACACTTACACCCTTAAGCCTTCGAACACTGCTGAACATTCATCATCGTCATTCTCTGATTTCATCCCGACCCCTCATCCTTACCCACCCACCACCCCTGGGGTTCTGTATGGAGGTCGGTGGCCTGTTGGAG CAGGACGAATCAGCTCTCGGCGGCCCACAGCTGCCCCTCCTTTCCCATGGGTGTGGGGAGTTGGAAGTGGTGGGCAGAAGCCTCGTATCACCACGGTCACCACAGCTAGCGTGTCAGTACTGGCAGAGAGTGATGTGTTCTTGCCTTGTAAAGCAACAGGGAATCCTGAACCCAACATTGCATGGACCAAAGTCTCCACAG GTGCCACCATCCCAGCCAACACCAAGCATGGTCCCCGTTTTGAGGTCTTCAAAAATGGaacttttgtcattaaaaacatcCAGCTTCAGGATAGAGGCCAGTACCTCTGTACGGCCCAGAACAGCTTTGGATCAGATCGCATGGTCATCACCTTAGCTGTACAGACTGAGGCACCCAAGATCCAGCCGCCCAAGTCCACAGAGATAGCAGCCTACTTAGGAAAAAGTGTGATTCTTGACTGCCTTGCTTCAGGAAAACCACCTGCTCAAATTTCCTGGATTCTTCCGGACAGGATGTTTGTACGAGACGTTGGGACTGTTCACTCTCCCCTTGCACCGATATCTCTGCTTCAAAATGGAACCCTTCAAATTCACTCTCTCAATTTCTCAAGCAAAGGGGACTATAAATGTATTGCAAGCAACGCAGCAGGTGCTGACACAATTACTTACCATCTCCATGTGGCAGCTCTGCCTCCAAGCATCAGTGAAGGAGCAACAGATACTGTGATCATTCAGCCAG GCAGGAGTGTGTATGTCCACTGCTCTGTGAAGGGGGAACCAGTGCCTGCTGTGAAATGGATGCTCCCAGCAGGCGTCCATGTTAAGCCATCACAGTTTCTTGGACGCAGGCTGTTTGTCTTCCCCAATGGGACGCTGTATGTGAAGAATGTTTCACCAGCTGATGCTGGGAG GTACGAGTGTTTGGCCACTAATGCTGTTGGCATTACCAAAAGAACCGTCCAGCTGGAGGTGAGGGCAGATTCCCCCTCCATCTCTCAccagcctcctcctccccctgttCCTATCCCTCCAACCCAGCGCCATGGTGTGCCATCCCGACAGCACTCTATCTCAGCTATGTACGGTTCTGCTGTCTACCTCCACTGTCCAGAGTCTACTGGATCCACAAGAGGCACCATCTGGCAGCTACCTTCCAAAACCATCATGGAACATCGATACAG TCCAGAGAGACCCATTAAAGTTTTCCGTAATGGGACTCTGAGGATACTTCAGCTAACAGAGCTAGATGGTGGAAATtatctgtgtgtctttcagcGGCCCAATGGGGAGGACATGGAGCTCTTCCAG GTGGAGGTGTTAATGACCCCTCCCAGAATCGAACATGTGAGGACTGCACAGGCCAGGGTCACCTTTGGAGAAAATTTCCAG GTGGACTGTGTTGCAACTGGCCTCCCTGACCCAGAAGTTACCTGGAGTCTCCCAGATGGAACATTAATCAACAATGCCCTTCAATCGGACGATAGCGGCCTTCGCAATCGCCGCTATGTTATTTTTGGCAATGGAACTTTACTTCTCCAGCAAATGGGCAAAAGAGATGAGGGTGACTACACTTGTTATGCCAAGAACAAactgggcaaggatgaaagaAAAGTAAGCGTCAAAGTGGGCCCGAATGCTCCAAAAATTGGATTTAAATCACAATCACTGGTTACAGTAAAGTTAGGAGAATCAGCCAAACTGAGTTGTCAGGCGACAGGTGAACCAACACCAAAAATCATGTGGATCTCACCAAGGAATGATGTAATATCGGTGTCATCAGACAAATTTCAGATCATGGGCGATGGGACGCTAGTGGTGAAAAAAGTAATACTGGCTGACGAAGGGAAATATGCATGCGTGGCACGAAATTCTGCCGGTGATGAtgttaaaaacatgaaacttGAAGCTGAGATCCAGGAACCTTTTATCAATGGCATGAAAGGGAGGAGCACCACAAAGGTTTTGGCTGTTTCCTACCAAACAGCGCTCCTGGATTGCAAAGTGGAAGGGAAACCCGAACCAAGAGTCTGGTGGATTACTCCTTATGGCCACTCCCTCCCAACACCCTATCTAGGCGGTCGCTTCCAAGTCCACCGAAACGGGAGCTTGGAGCTGAGAGGGGTGAGGAAAACAGATGAAGGGAGGTACATGTGTCTGGCTAAAAACAATTTGGGTGAAGCCTCACTTTTGGTTGAATTGGACGTCGCATCGATAGCTGAGAAACCTAGTTTTGCTGTTCCCAATATTGAAATCATACCGATAAAGCAAGACAGTGGAGCATTAATCCTGGAGTGCCCTGTTCGAGGAAAGCCAAACCCAGAGTTTGCATGGATTTTACCAAATGGAATGATGTTAACACCTGGTGTTAGACTTCAGCGCTTCACACATCATCTTGGTAACGGTACTCTGCAGATCTCTCAACCAGTTGCAAGTGATAAGGGAGTGTACCGCTGCATAGCAAAAAATGTAGCAGGGCAAGCAGAGAAACGTTACTCATTGGAGGCGGGCAGAAAGCCAGTGATCAGAGGATCTACAG GTGGAATGCAGATCACTTACGGCCTCAATCTCAACTTGCCCTGCACTGTGGATGGCTGGCCGCAGGCATCGGTCACATGGACCCTGCCTAATGGTCTTGTTTTGGACAAACCTCAAACTATTGGCCGAGTATCTTTTCTTCTCAATGGGACCCTCCAACTCAGGCAGGTTGCCACCTTTGACAAAGGAACATACATCTGTAAAGCCTCCAACTCTTTTGGCTCGTCAACACTGTCCTACCCAGTTGCAGTGATGGTTTTCCCACCACGTATCACCAATACGCTGACCTCAATTACAAGAGTCAACCGGGGATCACCAGTGAAGTTAAACTGTATTGCAACTGGTATTCCCAAGCCAGACATTTCATGGACGTTGCCTGGACGCACAACGCTGGTTCCGCATAACCGGTTCACAGCACAGGGAGGGATTCACATGACAGAGGAGGGCAGTCTGGTTATACAGAACCCTATGCTCATGAACTCCGGCATTTACAAATGCAATGCTAAAAATGCACTCGGAACAGACTTTAAATCCACTTACCTACAAGTGGTCTGA